The DNA sequence TGTTCTGCCGCGACCGCGCGGAATGGCTGGCGTCGCGGGACTCCTTGCGTACCGACAGCAACCTGTTGCGCTTCGAGTTGCTCCATCTGGAAGACGCGGGGTTACCTCTACCGGACCGAGCGCTGCGTGTAGACAGACGCGTCGCTGACGCGTTATTGGGCCGCACCCTGCCCGACGAGCGGATTGCCCCGCTGCTGCGGCTTGCGCCGGCCGACGCCGGGAACAACTGGCTGACCCCCAGATTGGCAGAGGCCAGCGGGCCTCTCTTTATTCACCTTCATGGCTCCACGGCGGGTGACCTGGAGAGATTCGCGGCTCAAGCTATCTCCGGCACGGGCGCAGCTTTGCTCTGCGCCGACGCGGCCCTGTTCACAGGATCCCAGGCCGTGGCGTTAGTGCGCGAAGGATTGCTGGCGCAGTCGGCCCTTCTGCTGCGCGTGCCGGGTGAGCCGGACATCGCGTGGACCCGTCTACTACGCGACTCAGGCGCGATCACGTTTCTCATCCGCCAGGAGAAGCTGAGCAAGCCGTCTGACATCTCCGGCGCGGAATGGCTGGAAGTGGAAGTCCCGAGGCCCGGCTCCGCCGGACAGCGACGGCTCTGGTCGGTAGCATTTCCGGGCGCTGCCGAGCGTCTGGTCCGTCAGTACAATCTGTCGGCTTCGGAGATCCACGAATGCCAGAATGCCGCTGCCACCGCGGCCTGGGCCCACGGAAGAGAAGCGACCGATGCGGACGCCGTTCAGGCGTGCGCATCTCACGCCAGGCACCGGATGGCGGAGTTCGCCGACCCTGTGGACTTGGTGAACGGATGGGCCGATCTCGTTCTGCCTGCAGAGACGCTGGGCAAGCTTCACGAGCTTTGCCAGCAGGTGGAGCAGCGAGAGCGCGTGATGGAGACCTATGGGTTCGGCCGCAAGATGGCGCGCGGCCGGGGCGTGTGTGCGTTGTTCGCAGGCCCCAGCGGGACAGGCAAGACAATGTCCGCCGAGGTGATCGCCGCGCATCTGGGACGCGAACTCTTCCGCATCAGCATTCCGCGGACGGTGAGCAAGTACATCGGGGAGACCGAAAAGGTCCTGCGCGGAGCCGTGCTGGAGTGCGAACGGTCGCGGTCGGTTCTGTTGTTTGACGAAGCCGACGCTTTCTTCGGCAAGCGGACTGAGGTAAAGGATAGTCACGACCGCTTTGCCAACATCCAGGTGAGCTACCTTCTCCAGTTGGTGGAAGAGGCTGACCACGCCGTTCTCCTCCTCGCCACCAACCGCCGTGATGCCATCGACGAGGCCTTCCTGCGGCGCTTCCGGTTTGTGGTGGACTTTCCAGCGCCTGACCGTGGACTGCGCGAGGCGCTGTGGCGCGCCAGTCTGCCAGCCGGCGTTCGCATGGAGGGGATCGAAGTCGGAGCCTTGGCCGACAGGCTCGCTGTCACCGGCGCCAGTATCAAGAACATCGCGCTGGCCGCCAGCTACATGGCTGCTGCCGATGGGGGCATCGTGACCGCCGCGATGGTTGCCCGCGCGGCCCGGCGGGAGTTGGAGAAGTTGGGCAAGCCAGCTACCTTCAGCGAGTCGGACATTGCGGTGCGAGGGACGCCTGCATGAACCAGCAGCGCCAGTTTCTCGCTGTGAAGCCGGGCACGCTGCAACGCAAGTGCGAGTGCGGCGGCAGCTGCGATTCCTGTGCGGAGAAGGAAAAGAAGGTGATCCAGCGGCAGGCGGCGCCGGGGGCGGCCGGCCGAGCCACCTTGGCACCCGCGGCCGCCAGCCAGATCCAATCGGCGATGAGCAGTGGTGGACAGGCGTTGCCCGCTTCGACCCGCGCCACGTTGGAGCCGCGCTTTGGCGGACGCGACTTTTCCGGGGTACGCGTCCATGCCGACGGCCAGTCGGACGGCTTGGCTCGTCAGATCGGCGCTCAGGCGTTTACGGTCGGCAACAGCATCTTCTTCGCTTCCGGGCAGTACGCGCCGCAGACCCCATCGGGCCAGCGTTTGCTCGCTCACGAATTGGCGCACACCGTACAACAGGGCGGACAGTCGCCCACTGTGCAGCCGAGCCTGGAGGTCGGCGCGGTGAACACGGCCGCCGAACACGAAGCCGAACGTGTTGCCGAGTTGGTGACCAGCGGGCTCAGTTCCGGCCCCATCAGCGCCGCACCCGTAGCCGGTGGGTTGCTACAGCGCTACGCCACGCCAACTCTACGTGAGCCCATCGGGACGACCGGCGGCGAACGCATCGTCCTCCCACCCGAAGAGCCGCTGCAAGTCTACGGATCGAAATGCAAGGACGCAGCCGACTTCACACGCATCACGCAGGCCTATGACAATGCAGCCCGCCGCGGAGCATTGCGAGCGACTCACGCCGGGCGCGTGGGCAACACGGACCATCTCTGGGACCGGTGGGCACGTTCCCGTGGACCTGCTGGCCAGGCTGTCTTGAGCAGCGCCAGCCCCGACTACCGCCATACCTGTTCGCCCGATCACATCATCGAGCTGCAAGTAGGTGGATCGGACGACCCGAACAACCTGCGGATTCTCAACCGCAGCCGCAATCAGACGGCTGGCAGTTCGCTGAACTCTCAACAGATCACGCCGATGTTCCAGCACTATTTCGGCAACACGCCGACGAATCTGGACCGGTCGTACATCCAGTTCTCCCGCGCCATTCAGAAGGCCGACGATCCGCCCAGTGCCGACCCCTGCCTGGCGGGCGACCCCAATCCTTACCCGTGGAGCGGCATCACGCAAAGCACCGACTATGCCTCCACGCTGAACGTCAATGCAGGCGGCAATCCCATCGTCATCGGCTATGGCCGGCGTACCGAAACCGCCGCGCCGTTTACTGTCAATCCCGACCATCAGTACGCCGTAGCCGGGCTCGAGCTGAAGCGCGTGACAGCGACTGCCCCGGCGCCGGTGATCAGCGCCAATGTCTCGGCGCGTGTCCGCCGCCTGCCGCTGAAGAACCACACCATCCCGGATTTCGACTTGACCGTGGGGGCGGGCAACAACCTGGTCCTCTCACCAGCGGCGGCCGCCAGCGACAATCTGCGGCTCACGTTCCCCTTCCTGAGCGAAGCTGCGATGACGCCCGCCATCGGCGCTTCGCAGTTGACGGCCCGCGGTGTGCTGCGCCCCACGCTGCCCCTGTTGCGCTTCGCGGAGATCAACATGGAGATTCGCGACCAGTCACTGTTCGCGAACGCGCAGATCCCCAACGATCGGATTCGCCAGGCGTTGCCCGTGCCCGGGCTCGTCATCGAGAACTGCAACCTGGGCATTGCGGTGACGCAGGGCGAGTTCTCCGCCACCGGCGGATTCGGTTTCCGCTTCGGATCCATGGCGACCGGTTCGATCACCGCGTCGCTTTCAAATACGCGCGGATTCAGTGCGTTGGGCACCATCAACATGCACATCCCCGGCATCGATCAGGCTACCGGCGAGGCATGGGTACGGAATCGTGTCTTCGGCGCGCGCCTCACAGTGGGCAGGGACAATCTGCGGCTGCCCGGAGTGCAATCGGCGCGCCTGGTGGTGGAAGTCAACGGCGACGGCGCGCTGTCCGGAACCGGCAACGTGGTTCTACGCATCCCCGGCCTGCGCGATGCCACGCTGAACTTCACCGCCAACTCACAAGGGCAATACGCCATCACCGGCGCAGCTACCGGCACCATCCCCGGGTTGCGGGATCCTCGGCTGGAGCTCAGTTTCGCCAACGGCGCCTTCTCGGGCACCGGGTCGGCAGGGTTCGTCATTCCCGGCTTCGAGGGCGGCCGCGTCAATCTACGATATGCACAGGGCGCGTTCTCGGGCGACGCCAGCATCGACTATAGGCGCGGCCGCCTGTCGGGCCGGCTCTTCGCGCGGTTGAGTCCGCAGTCCAGGCTTAGCGGCGGCGGCGAACTCACCTATCAGATTGTGCCCGGCCTGACGGCGGCCATCGGCATGGAGATCCGGGAAGACGGCACCACGCGCATTCAGGGCGAGCTGCGTCTGCCGGATCCCATCGTTCTGTTCCCCGAGTACGCCTACGACCGGCGCCTGTTCGGGGTGTCCATCGATATTCCGATCTTCGGTATTTCGTTCGGCAGCCGCAGCGTTGGTATCATCGCGAACATCTCCGCGTCGATGAACGCGCACGCGGGTATTGGTCCGGGGCAGATCCGGCGGCCTCGCATCATGGCCGCGTTCGAACCCAGCGAAGAAGCGAATCCAGCCAGCTTCCAGGCTTCGGGCGAATTGTACGTGCCGGCCTCTGCCGGTCTGTCATTGGTTGTCAGTGGCGGCATCGGCGCCAGTCTACTGATCGTGAAGGCGCTCGGAGGAATTCAGGCGACGGGCACCGCCGGATTGGAGGGCGCCCTCTCGGTGCCCATCACATTGGCCTATCAGGCCGGCAAGTTCAACGTTACTGGAGCTGCCGAACTGTACGCGCAGCCTAAGCTGCGATTCCAACTCGACGCTTTTGCACGAGTGGATGCGGACCTCCTGCTCACCACCATCGAGCTGTACTCAAAGACCTGGCGGCTGGCGGCGTTTGAATGGGGCACCGACTTCCGCATCGGGCTCCGCTTCCCGGTTAGCTACACCTTTGGCGAGCCGTTCCGCCTGTCGCTGGATCAGGTTCAGTTCATCGCGCCCCAAGTGGACGTGCGCCGGCTCATGCGCGATCTGTTGCCGAGATAGAGGAAGGAAATGGTCACCAAGGGAGCACTTATCAGTTTCGCCGGCGGCTTCATCGGGCCCATTCCCGACATCATCGTCTTTCAGTACAACCCCTCCGAGCTGAGCCGCAGCCTGTCGCAGCGCCGAGTGGCGCCATGCGGCGGTGGCGACCCGACGCAGGCGGAGCCGTTTCGCATCGATGGCCCGCCGAACGAGACTATCACGCTGAAGGCCGAGTTTAACGGCGACGACATGTCGATGGACGGCAACCCCATCACACCGCTCGTAGGCGTCCGGCCGGCATTGGGTGCGCTGGAAATGCTGCTCTACGCGAAGGGTGAACAGGCGCTCAGCGCGATCCTGCGCGCGCCGGGCTCGTTGACGACTCCGCCCGACGAGTTGCCGCTGGTGATCTTCGCCTGGGGGCCCGGACGTGTGCTGCCGGTGCGCCTCACCGCTCTCACCGTGCGCGAGCAGGAGTTCGACGCGTTGTTGAACCCCATCCGCGCGGAAGTGGACATATCTCTCGAAGTGCTCAAGCGGCTGCCGCGCGACCATGTAGCCCGCGGCATCTACGACTACACGGAAAAGCAGATGCGCGTCGTGGCGCGAATGCAAATGATCAACAACGTCCAATCGCTCCTGTCAGGACTTCTCCCCTAAGCCATGTTTGAACGCGGAAGCAGATACGAGAAAGTACCCACCTATACGGTGCCCAATGCGCAGGGTGAACCGGTATCCATTGTCAAAGTACGCCTGCTACCGGAGGTCGAGGGCGTTGTGACACGCACAATTCTTCAGCAGGATCGCGTCGACTTGCTCGCCTATGAATGCTATCGGCGCGCCGATCTCTTCTGGCGCATCGCCGATGCCAACGAGGTGATGGATCCGGCCGAGCTGACCAATGAAGTCGGGAAGGCCATAGAGATTCCATCGCAGCCTGAATAAGCCATGGCCGTTCCCAGCAACATCTCGATCAAGATCAACGGCGCGCCGGTTGACGACCAACTGCTGCTCACGCTGCAGTCGCTCGAGGTGGAGTTGGGCGTCCGCGAACAGGGCATCTTCCGGTGGAAGACCACCATGGGCCAGGACTCCGCGGGCGACTGGGCGACCTTCGCCGAACAGCGCTTCGCTCCCGGCAACATTGTCTCCATCGACGTCGGTCTCGATACCAATCAGCGCAGCCTGATCCGCGGCTACCTGACGGAGTTCAAGATGAACTTCAATGCGGACCCGTGCTCTTCGTCGCTGGAAGTCGTCGGAATGGACGCACTGGAGAAGATGAAGCGCAGCGAGCGCCGCCGCAATCTGGCCGGGCTCACGTTGAACGCGGCTGTCTCGCTGCTCTTCAACGACAGCCAGATTCTGCCGCCCACGTCCGGGGTCCCGAATACCGGAGCGGCCGACCCGAATGGCCAGCCGCCCACCCAGGCGCAGAATGATCTCGAGTTCATTCGCCGTCTGGCCGACGAGAACAACTGCGAGGTGTACGTGGAGCCCATCAATGGCACGGATCAGGGCTTCTTCCAGCCGCTTAACCTCGCCGGCGCGCCGGAGATCCCCACCGCCATCATGATTCAGCAAGGCCCCATCAACCATGTCCGCAACGCATCGTTTTATTACGATCTCACTGGTCCCACGGCGGTCACTGCGAACTTCGTCGACGCAAACGGCCGCGCGCTCGGCGACCCAGTACGGGTGGATCTGCGGGACAACCTCTCTTCCTTCGACAAGACTCTGTTGGGTCCGCCGGGCTTTGCGAAGGTCGAGCGCCTGCAACGCTCCGGGTCCGAGACGCGTGAACACCTTCAGGCCCGCTGCGCCGCGCTTCTGGAGCGGAATTCTTGGGTTGTTCTGGGCAAGGGCGAACTGGATACGCAAGCGTACGGTGACCTGCTATTCCCCCGTCACCGGGTTCGTGTCCAGGGAGCGGCCGGTTCGTTCAGCGGTAGCTATCTCGTCTGGAAGGTGAAGCACACGCTCACCCGTGAGCAGCACTGCCAGACGTTTGAGCTGCGAAGGAAGCTGGGGGTGAACTGATGAGCAGTGGCGATGTGATGGGACGGGTGCTTTCTGAGTTGGTGCAGGAACGCAACCGCAAGTTCTATGGGAAGTATCGCGGCGTCGTGAGCGACAACAACGATCCCGCCGCGAGCGGACGCCTCAAGGCCAAGGTGCCGGAGCTGTTCGATGACCAGGAGACAGGCTGGGCCCTGCCGTGCGTGCCCTATGCCGTCGACGGTGCGGGCTTCCTCATGATGCCGGAGGTCGATGCAACCGTCTGGATCGAGTTTGAAGCCGGCGATCCGTCCCGCCCCATCTGGGCGGGCTGCTGGTGGCCCTCCGGCAAGGCGCCGGCCGTGACCGAACCGGACGTGAAGGTCATTCACACGTCGGGCGGAAACAAGATCACGTTGGACGACACGTCCGGCAGCGAGAAGATCACGATCGAGGACGCCAGCGGAGCGACGCTGACGATCAGTCAACAGAGCATCGAGATCAAAAAAGGTGGCATGAAGATCGAATTGACCGACAGCCAGGTGTCGGTCAACGACGGCGCATTGACGGTGATGTGATGGCAGCGGCAATTCTCCAACAGGGCTGTACGATGATGTGCCCGCACGGCGGACAGGTCACGGTCATCCCGTCCCAGACAAAGATGAAGCTCAGCGGCGCGCCGGCGCTTCTGGCTCGTGACGCCACCATCGTCGCGGGTTGCGCCTTTGCGCCCGGTCCCAAGCCGCAACCGTGCGTGACAGTGCAGTGGGTGGGCGAGGCAACGCGCGTGAAGGCGGATGGACAGCCAGTACTGCTTCAGTCGAGCAGCGGCCTCTGCAAATCAGCCGAGGGCATTGTACAGGGCACCGTGATCATCACGGGAGCGCAGACCAAGGTGAGCGGCGAATGAAGAAACCCAGCAAGTACTACGGCTCGCCATTTCGCATCGACCCGCGTGGGCGGGCAGCCTCCGTCAACACCGACGAGCATGTGAACGACCTGATCGAAGCTGTTCTGTTCACACGTCCCGGGGAACGCGTCAACCTGCCCGACTTCGGCTGTGGCCTGCGTCAGTTGCTGTTTGCGCCTAACGGCGAACTGCTTGCATCAGCCACCGAAGCGCTGGTCGCCGCGGCTCTCAATCGCTGGCTGGCGGACTGGATCGTCGTCGAAAAGATCGAAATCGAAGCCGTGGATGCCCGCCTGTATGTGCGCCTGAACTATACACGGCGTGATACGCGCGAACCCGGCCGAGTGGAGTTTGTACAGTCATGAGCTGCTACCCGCCCGAAATCTGCAACGACAATCAGAGGCGCCGCGAACTCTCGGCGCCAGGTGCGCCGGTCAAAGGCATCCGCGCCGTTGAGGTCTTCAAGACCGCCCCGGGCGATCCGCTGGAGCAGCGCGTCCTCGTCGTCTACTTCTTCAACAACGCCATTCCCGCTCAACTGGACAACGCGCACTTGCAGAAGTTCTCCGTCCGCGGCGGAGTTCGTGTCACTGATGTGCGTGTGCAGTCGGTGCAGGCGTTCGCTGACCGTGTGGAGATCACCCTCGACAAATACGGCGACTTCTCTGAGTACATCCTCGAGATCGACAGCAGCGAGTTGGACCCCATCTTCCGTTGCCGCAAATTTAGCTTCAAGGTCGATTGCCCCAATCCGTTCGACTGCCAGCCGCCAGACGCCCCGCCTGGGCCGCTGCCGATCGATCCGCCCATCGACTATCTCGCCAAGGACTACAAGAGCTTCCGGCGTGCTCTGCTCGACTTCCTGTCGCTGAGAGTACCCGGTTTCGACGAGACCAACGAGGGCGATCTGGGTGTCACCCTGGCGGAGCTGTTTGCGTATGCCGGAGATCAGCTCAGCTACTATCAGGACGCCGTAGCGAACGAGGCCTACCTTCATACCGCCCGGCAACGGGTGTCGGTCAAAAGGCATGCGCGTTTGGTCGATTTCCGCATGCATGACGGGCTCGCTGCCCGCACTTACCTGCAGTTCCAGGTGAATCCGGCCATCGTCGTGCCTCAAGGCTGGGCGGTCCGAACCCGGGAAACGGACCCGGCTCGCGCCCAGATCTTCGAGACCGAAGCTTCAGTGGCCTGCGAACCCGAGCAGAACGCCATCACCATTCACACCTGGCACAACAAGCAGTGCTGCCTGTCGAAGGGGACCACTTCGATGGACCTGCTCGGCAAGCTGTCCACTCTGAAGCTCGGGCAGTTCCTGCTGCTGGAAGAGATCCTTGGACCGGTCTCGGGTGTCACGCACCTCGCCCCCGAGGCAGCTGATGCGCAGCGCCGCCAGGTGGTGGTGGTTACTGGGATCGAGTTCCTGCAGGACCCGCTGCAGCCATCCGGCCAGAAGGACATCACCCGCGTCACGTGGAGCGAAGGGGATGCCCTCCGGTTTGACTTCTGTCTGGAGCAAGTGATCATTGACACGATGCCCGTCGCGGCGACCGTAGTCCGCGGCAATCTTGCGGTCGCCAGTCACGGACAGACGGTAATCGAGAATGCCCTCGAGGGCCTGACGTTGAACCAGGGCCCCATCACCTGGCTAGCGCCGTGGCCCTCGACAGACCCTGCGGCCGGCCGGGCCCAGGCACAGGTCGAGGTAGCTGGAGCACTGTGGCGCCAGCAGGAATCCCTTCTCGACGCGGGGTCCAACGATCAGGTCTACGTTGTCGATACCGATCTACAGGGCCGCGGCATCCTGCGATTTGGCGATCACGGTCTCGGACAGCCCTTGCCGGAGAACGCCGTCGTGGATGTTGTGTACCGCGTCGGCAACGGCACGACGGGCAACGTAGGTGCCGATTCCCTGGTGCTGCCGGTGACTCCGCTGGGCGGAATGGGATCCGTCCGTAACCCCTTGCCTGCCTGGGGCGGCACCGATCCGCAATCGATCGTGGAGGTACGCCGGGATGCCCCCGAGGCCTTCCGTCAGGTCCAGTATCGCGCGGTAACACAGGCCGACTACGCCTCCGCGGCGGAGTCTGTGAAGGGTATCGCCGGGGCTGTGGCCGACTTCCGCTGGACCGGTAGTTGGCTCACCATTTTCGAGACCCTCGACCCCGTAGGCCGGGAAGGCGTGCCGCAGGCCTTGCGCCAGGCCGTCCTCGGACGCCTGAATAGCTGGCGCCAGGCAGGCTACGACCTTGAGGTTCGCGATCCGGTCTATGTGCCCCTTGAGATCGCACTCACAGTCTGCATTCGCCCGGACTACTTCCGCGGCGACGTGCTGCGTGCCGTTGCGGATGCGCTCTCCAGCGGCTACCGTCTGGATGGCCAGCTCGGCTTCTTCCACCCCGACAACTTCACCTTCGCGCAGCCTCTGTATCTCAGCCAGCTCTACACAGCCGTGCAGAAGGTGGCGGGTGTGACCGCCGTGCACGCGACGAAGTTCAAGCGGCTGAACCGCATCGACTACGGCGAACTCGCCGCCGGTGTTCTGAAGACGGGTGCTCACGAGGTCCTGCGACTCGATAACGACCGCAGCCTGCCCGACAACGGGTTGCTGATTCTCACAGCGGAGGAAGGCAAATGAGCGGCTGCAACTACTTCGAGAAGGATCCCTGTACTGCCTGCGATCCACGCGTGCCGGCGACTCCTCTTTCGCTCTACAACCCTCCAGGGCAGGGCGCCCTCAGATACCGCGCCGGGACGTTCAGCACCTTCCGGCAGGCCATGCTCGATGCCCTGGTCGTGCGTCCCGTCATCAGCCAGGATCCCGTCAACGCAACGGCTCGCTATCAGCTCACGACGCGCGATGAGACTGACTTCGCTGTCGCGACGCTTGACCTCTGGGCCTACGTCTGCGATGTCCTCACGTTCTATCAGCAGGCCATTGCGAACGAGGCGTTTCTGCGCACGGCAGTCCTTCGCGAGTCACTGGCACGGCAGGGCATGCTGTTGGGTTATAAACCGGCACGTGGCAAGAGCGCCACTGTATACGTCGCGTTCACGGCCGACAAAGACACGCGCACCACGGTGCCGGCGGGGACGAAACTGCAATCGGTTCCCGCGGACGGCAGCCAGCCCGCGACCTTCGAAACCTCAGAATCTCTCCTCATCAGCACAGCAGCCAATCAGCCGCTGTTGATGGGCGCGCCCGTCGCGGCAACCTTCACCACGTCCGCGGAACTGAAGTCCGATCTGGGCGGTCCGGCTGTCGCTCCTGGCACCCGGCTGTTGTTCTACAAAGAGAGTCCGGCGGAGCGTTACGAGAACACGGTCGCAAAGGTGACTCCCACCACGCTGGGCAAGCGGGTGGAGTGGCTGGGCAATCTGGGCGGTAAAGCCATCACCAGCCTGAAGGTGGCCCGCATGGGCCGCAAGCTCCGTCTCTTTGGGGCTGCTGCGCCCGACAAGTATCTGGTGCCGGATAGCAGCAATCCACCCGTATTCACGGTCTCCAACACCGACTTCAGCTTTAGCGCCTCGAACATCGTTTCTCTCGACGGGACCTTTGAGAACATCTCCAGCGGCAGTCGCCTGCTGGTCGTACACGACAACGGCAGCAGCGTGCTCTCCTACGTCCGCACAGTTCAATCCGTCAGCCAGGGTAGCTCCGCGCGCGGACCAATCACCGGCGCCTGCACCACTCTCACCCTCGACAGCAACCTCGACGCATGCAGCGACATCCGCCACTACCAGCTCTTCGAGTTGATCGGCGACGACCTCGTCTTCTTCCCCAATAGGCGTGCCGAGACCGTACTCAAGAACTCGACAAAGCTGTACCTGCTCGACGTCTCGGGCCTTGCCAAAGATTCGCGCCTACTCGTGAAGTCGGGCGAGAAGACCCAACTTGTCCAAGTGACGCAAGTTGTCACGGAGTCGGGTGGCCCTCCCGACTCCGTGCTCATCACGCCGAAACTCGAGTTCGACTGTCCCGTCGCCACCACCGTCGTTTATGGCAATGTAGTCGCGGCTACGCACGGTGAAGCGCAGCAGGAGAAGATCCTCGGCAATGGTGACGCTTCTTCAGAGTGGCAGGTGTTCAATCTGCCCGTGTCGCCCACCACCTACGTCGACGATCCCGCCGCGCCCACGGGTGCCGCCAGCACACTGCATGTCTACGTCAATGATCAGGAGTGGCACGAGGTGGACAGCTTCTACGCTCGCGGACCCTCCGATGCCATCTTCCAGACCTCCGTCGACGACAGCGGGAAAGAACAGGTGCGGTTCGGCGACGGACGCACTGGCCGCCGCGTGCCAACCGGTTCACAGAACGTTCGCGCCGTCATGCGGAAGGGCTTGGGCGTGGCGGGCAACGCCACCGCCGACACGGTCACCGCGATCCTCCAGTCGCGTCCGGGCATGAAGGCCGTCACGAATCCCGGTCCGGCCACCGGAGGCGCTGACGCCGAGACGGCGGACTCCATCCGCCGGGCCGCCCCAGGCACGGTAGTGACCTTCGATCGCGCCGTCTCACTGAAGGACTACGAAGCTCTGACACTTGCCTATTTCCGCGGCGGTAAGGCGAAGGCGGCATGGGCCGACTTCGGCTCCAAACGAGGCGTCAAACTGACGGTCTCCCCGCCTGGCGGATCACCCCTCAGCGCCGTAGCCAAGGATCTGCGCTCCTATCTTGACCTGCACCGCGACCCGAACGTGCCGCTGTCCATATCGGAAGCCACGAAGGTTCCGTTCGTGCTTCGAGTCACTGTACACGTGCTGGAAGGCTGGAAACAATCGGCGGTGATGGCGGCCGTTGAGATGGCTTGCGGCACCGCCACCGGCTTCCTCAGTTTCGACCGAATGCCCCTGGGCGACACTGTGTTCCAAAGTGCGATCCTGGCCCAATTCCAATCTGTGCCCGGAGTGGAATGGGTCTTCCTGCGCGGATTCTCCACATCGGTGCCCGACCACGGCTTCCCGCCCGCCGCATCGAAAATGGATGCCGTCTTTGTGGGCCCCGACGAAGTCGGCTGGCCCGCTCTCGACGGTTCAACCACCACGCCCAGCATCGACATCATTTACCAGGGCGGAATTGCCGACGTGGAGGTGATCTAGTCATGCCGCCCCGTTCCACTGACCTTTACGGCCTGCTCCCCGAATACCTCCGCCGTGCCGACTACGAGCGCGGCAAGCCACTGGAAGCCCTGCTGCAAGCGGCCGAGAAACAGGGGCAGATCGTCTACGACGACATCACGCGTCTCTGGAGCAATTTCTTCGCTGAGACCTGTGACGACGCGCTGCTACCTTATCTCGCGGACCTCATCGCGCTCAACCTCATCGACGACGATCCCGCCAACAATCGCCGGGAAGTCGCGCGTACCATCGCCTACCGCCGCCGCAAGGGCACCGTCCCTCAATTGGAGACGATGGCCGGAGACGTCACCGGCTACTCCTGCCGCGTGGCGGAGTTCTTTGAACGCCTGCAGTGGAATCAGAGCATGATCCACTTCCGGAGCGATTG is a window from the uncultured Paludibaculum sp. genome containing:
- a CDS encoding putative baseplate assembly protein, which translates into the protein MSGCNYFEKDPCTACDPRVPATPLSLYNPPGQGALRYRAGTFSTFRQAMLDALVVRPVISQDPVNATARYQLTTRDETDFAVATLDLWAYVCDVLTFYQQAIANEAFLRTAVLRESLARQGMLLGYKPARGKSATVYVAFTADKDTRTTVPAGTKLQSVPADGSQPATFETSESLLISTAANQPLLMGAPVAATFTTSAELKSDLGGPAVAPGTRLLFYKESPAERYENTVAKVTPTTLGKRVEWLGNLGGKAITSLKVARMGRKLRLFGAAAPDKYLVPDSSNPPVFTVSNTDFSFSASNIVSLDGTFENISSGSRLLVVHDNGSSVLSYVRTVQSVSQGSSARGPITGACTTLTLDSNLDACSDIRHYQLFELIGDDLVFFPNRRAETVLKNSTKLYLLDVSGLAKDSRLLVKSGEKTQLVQVTQVVTESGGPPDSVLITPKLEFDCPVATTVVYGNVVAATHGEAQQEKILGNGDASSEWQVFNLPVSPTTYVDDPAAPTGAASTLHVYVNDQEWHEVDSFYARGPSDAIFQTSVDDSGKEQVRFGDGRTGRRVPTGSQNVRAVMRKGLGVAGNATADTVTAILQSRPGMKAVTNPGPATGGADAETADSIRRAAPGTVVTFDRAVSLKDYEALTLAYFRGGKAKAAWADFGSKRGVKLTVSPPGGSPLSAVAKDLRSYLDLHRDPNVPLSISEATKVPFVLRVTVHVLEGWKQSAVMAAVEMACGTATGFLSFDRMPLGDTVFQSAILAQFQSVPGVEWVFLRGFSTSVPDHGFPPAASKMDAVFVGPDEVGWPALDGSTTTPSIDIIYQGGIADVEVI